A region of Sugiyamaella lignohabitans strain CBS 10342 chromosome A, complete sequence DNA encodes the following proteins:
- the CWH43 gene encoding Cwh43p (Putative sensor/transporter protein involved in cell wall biogenesis; contains 14-16 transmembrane segments and several putative glycosylation and phosphorylation sites; null mutation is synthetically lethal with pkc1 deletion; GO_component: GO:0005935 - cellular bud neck [Evidence IDA] [PMID 11427965]; GO_component: GO:0005934 - cellular bud tip [Evidence IDA] [PMID 11427965]; GO_component: GO:0005783 - endoplasmic reticulum [Evidence IEA]; GO_component: GO:0005789 - endoplasmic reticulum membrane [Evidence IEA]; GO_component: GO:0016021 - integral component of membrane [Evidence IEA]; GO_component: GO:0016021 - integral component of membrane [Evidence ISM] [PMID 12192589]; GO_component: GO:0005887 - integral component of plasma membrane [Evidence IDA] [PMID 11427965]; GO_component: GO:0016020 - membrane [Evidence IEA]; GO_component: GO:0005886 - plasma membrane [Evidence IEA,IEA]; GO_function: GO:0003674 - molecular_function [Evidence ND]; GO_process: GO:0006506 - GPI anchor biosynthetic process [Evidence IEA,IEA]; GO_process: GO:0006506 - GPI anchor biosynthetic process [Evidence IMP] [PMID 17714445]; GO_process: GO:0006506 - GPI anchor biosynthetic process [Evidence IMP] [PMID 17761529]; GO_process: GO:0031505 - fungal-type cell wall organization [Evidence IGI] [PMID 11427965]) produces MTVSKGAITPYILLVVGVLRTLTCGGWTYVTSTDDHDWHDIFMISYLILTLPWTILRIQLTPKNTPARTYRVWTASLFFGTLVPLVYYFIQHKVHRIAGAYTIYAFFEWSLIVFDLAFDSISAVDFGSLEIQIVDTKGITRLAAEKKAALEQTARSLNGASGKSSRKHHGFSNFEFVVSILNWFIFWSVFTALPLLIWYFPLWYMGISGYEAFLASIIAPLLLAVPFISGLFKYVYQLPLLGTVIGVAAYWATSPVARLELVALGAACGTISLAVQFWGISARPSAGVHRATTFSLGLILSSIAKLAFYTNNPIWPIMHEENGGWNKTGVAIGIFAALFATRLQYSSTQPNSVAGKNESGIATAFGVGGLMFALHTLLSDSSTLTLWVWEGYPVRGPLPVPHGFITIAAMGFGAYLGVSKRAVSGNFPAYIISNIGAIVFYSFSGWVGYLGGLVLTVYLVSIVPVILESAGRHHPAKTFGVGFVVLVFLYLAHVWIVAYAFVPGGPLLRERTDIVLAAQQICIGLGIWANSKIRIPASNALGANNTNAISLARKIRSQVLVTVTLLTALSGAISFKRFHRDDPKPHHPESKLMTAGIWTIHFGLDNDMWASEGRMRDVIEELEIDVIGFLESDTQRAIMGFRDLTQQIAEELGYYADFGPGPNKHTWGCALLSKFPILNSTHHLLPSPVGELAPAIHATLDVYGEPIDVVVFHSGQEEDVEDRRLQSLGVADIMGGSSNPTVLLSYLVTKPLQGNYNTYVSDKSGMHDIDPSDWDRWCEYILYKDLKRSSYARVSRSTITDTEIQVGKFLIGQPPNYSNERVDESQVPEDLRFPALFRGEGVRGHRYHVFDEPRYFL; encoded by the coding sequence ATGACCGTTTCAAAGGGCGCCATCACTCCCtatattttgttggttgttgGAGTTTTACGTACACTCACATGCGGAGGGTGGACTTATGTCACCTCGACTGATGACCACGACTGGCACGACATTTTTATGATCTCATACCTTATCCTTACATTGCCTTGGACCATTCTTAGAATTCAGTTGACCCCCAAGAATACTCCAGCTCGTACTTATAGAGTTTGGACTGCTTCTCTCTTTTTCGGAACATTGGTCCCTTTGGTCtactattttattcaacACAAGGTCCACCGTATTGCTGGGGCTTATACTATATATGCCTTTTTTGAATGGTCGCTAATTGTTTTTGACCTTGCTTTTGATTCTATTTCTGCGGTAGACTTTGGCTCACTCGAAATTCAAATTGTGGACACTAAGGGCATAACAAGActggctgctgaaaaaaagGCTGCCCTGGAACAGACTGCGAGATCTCTGAATGGTGCATCAGGAAAATCGTCAAGAAAGCACCATGGATTTAGCAATTTCGAGTTTGTAGTTTCTATTTTGAATTGGTTCATCTTCTGGTCAGTTTTCACAGCTTTGCCTCTACTTATTTGGTATTTTCCACTGTGGTACATGGGTATCAGTGGATATGAAGCGTTCCTGGCCAGCATCATCGCCCCTCTTTTATTGGCGGTTCCCTTTATCAGCGGTTTGTTCAAGTATGTATATCAATTGCCTTTGTTAGGTACTGTGATAGGTGTCGCTGCTTACTGGGCTACTTCTCCTGTTGCACGTTTGGAATTGGTTGCCTTGGGTGCTGCTTGTGGAACTATTTCTCTAGCTGTTCAATTCTGGGGTATCAGCGCTAGACCATCTGCTGGTGTTCATAGAGCCActactttttctttgggATTGATTTTGTCTTCTATTGCTAAGCTTGCTTTCTACACTAATAATCCTATCTGGCCCATCATGCACGAAGAAAATGGCGGCTGGAACAAGACAGGTGTGGCCATTGGCATTTTTGCCGCTTTATTTGCCACTCGTCTTCAGtacagcagcacccaacCTAACTCTGTAGCGGGTAAGAATGAAAGTGGTATTGCGACAGCCTTTGGTGTTGGAGGCTTAATGTTTGCCCTGCACACACTACTCTCGGACTCTTCAACCCTAACTTTATGGGTCTGGGAGGGTTATCCAGTTCGTGGGCCCCTACCTGTCCCTCACGGCTTCATTACGATAGCTGCCATGGGCTTTGGTGCTTATTTGGGAGTTAGCAAACGTGCTGTCAGTGGTAACTTTCCAGCTTATATCATTTCCAACATTGGCGCTATTGTATTTTACTCGTTTTCAGGTTGGGTCGGCTACCTTGGAGGCCTTGTTTTGACAGTATACTTGGTGTCGATCGTACCAGTAATTCTAGAATCGGCTGGCCGTCACCATCCTGCAAAGACTTTTGGTGTAGGTTTCGTGGTTCTTGTTTTCCTCTATCTTGCCCATGTCTGGATTGTTGCTTATGCATTTGTTCCGGGTGGACCTCTGCTGAGAGAACGAACTGACATTGTCTTAGCTGCTCAGCAAATCTGTATTGGATTGGGTATCTGGGCAAATAGCAAGATCCGAATCCCGGCCAGTAATGCTCTTGGCGCGAATAACACAAATGCGATTTCTCTTGCTCGTAAGATTAGATCTCAGGTACTGGTTACTGTCACTCTTCTCACTGCTTTGAGTGGTGCTATTTCATTTAAGCGATTCCACCGTGATGACCCAAAGCCACATCATCCAGAATCTAAATTGATGACCGCTGGAATTTGGACAATTCACTTTGGCCTTGATAATGATATGTGGGCATCAGAGGGAAGGATGAGAGATGTCattgaagagcttgaaatcGATGTCATTGGATTTCTCGAATCTGATACCCAACGTGCCATTATGGGCTTCCGTGACTTGACACAGCAAATTGCTGAGGAATTGGGTTACTATGCTGATTTTGGTCCTGGCCCCAACAAACACACTTGGGGTTGCGCCCTGTTGTCCAAGTTCCCTATTCTCAATTCTACGCATCACTTGCTACCTTCACCCGTGGGTGAGCTGGCTCCAGCCATTCATGCAACTCTGGATGTATATGGAGAGCCAATCGATGTTGTAGTATTCCACAGTGGACAAGAGGAAGACGTAGAAGACCGTCGTCTCCAGTCATTGGGTGTTGCAGATATCATGGGTGGCAGTAGTAATCCTACTGTGCTACTTAGTTATCTCGTTACCAAGCCATTGCAAGGGAACTACAATACCTACGTCAGTGATAAGTCGGGTATGCATGACATTGATCCCTCTGATTGGGACAGATGGTGCGAATACATCTTGTACAAGGACCTTAAGCGCTCTTCTTACGCTCGGGTTAGTAGATCTACAATCACTGATACTGAGATACAAGTAGGAAAATTCCTTATTGGCCAACCTCCCAACTATTCCAATGAGCGCGTCGACGAATCCCAGGTCCCTGAAGATCTTCGTTTCCCTGCTCTCTTCCGAGGTGAGGGTGTCCGGGGCCACAGATACCATGTCTTTGATGAGCCACGTTATTTCTTGTAG
- the ECM14 gene encoding Ecm14p (Putative metalloprotease with similarity to zinc carboxypeptidases; required for normal cell wall assembly; GO_component: GO:0000324 - fungal-type vacuole [Evidence IDA] [PMID 14562095]; GO_component: GO:0005773 - vacuole [Evidence IEA,IEA]; GO_function: GO:0004180 - carboxypeptidase activity [Evidence IEA]; GO_function: GO:0016787 - hydrolase activity [Evidence IEA]; GO_function: GO:0046872 - metal ion binding [Evidence IEA]; GO_function: GO:0004181 - metallocarboxypeptidase activity [Evidence IEA]; GO_function: GO:0004222 - metalloendopeptidase activity [Evidence ISS] [PMID 15606766]; GO_function: GO:0008237 - metallopeptidase activity [Evidence IEA]; GO_function: GO:0008233 - peptidase activity [Evidence IEA]; GO_function: GO:0008270 - zinc ion binding [Evidence IEA]; GO_process: GO:0006508 - proteolysis [Evidence IEA,IEA]; GO_process: GO:0006508 - proteolysis [Evidence ISS] [PMID 15606766]) — translation MRHSYLIIFQLFTLFNLSLAIPSIFNLQNYFQKQQYEPHPHGYTQGYLSSDPTTTSPVGGPAATGLMELPSSSPSFSSRANRNRHAPYNVEAVNSDSFAAQKADEAADDRKVHNTQNSWMHRLINGIQSPLGQSQKDDVEFVEEPLSMVDISQYEDEVVLRFNWSSTRDHRSFRYATETLVLDVWAMGKDYGDVRIARSRVRDLLKLLPKQMRGRKTELISDLQMSVFANYPLGKSGTGMAKKVHKGGLQSTNGAVNGDWSDDEVFFSDYRNLENINLWLDSLASRDPRNSELIAIESIGKSHQGRDVNVVHIRKAMIEPKPVIVIVSGVQGREWSSIMTGLYSISQILNNHHNHHNHNDISKSILDQFDFLFVPILNPDGYVYTWEYDRLWRKNRQPTGMSICSGIDIDHSFAYNWQQTTECTPCSETYGGTRPHEALEALHLSNYLNATAKRFDGYLQFGSYSQTVLFPRGRSVDEYEESKEFAEDLVSAAALAMTTTVSSQPPVPSVSSDGSHLTSSLTQMQTTDSPTSRSQKFNIGDLTIHRNGARGGSNVDLMRSRGIYALEITVPSHDDSGFLLPKKHILSASQEMYAVVKSYCDLISVGL, via the coding sequence ATGAGACACTCCTATCTCATTATATTCCAACTATTCACTCTTTTCAACTTGTCTTTGGCAATTCCTTCAATCTTTAATTTACAAAACTATTTCCAGAAACAACAATATGAACCACATCCACATGGTTATACCCAGGGCTACTTGAGTAGCGATCCCACGACAACATCTCCCGTTGGCGGTCCCGCAGCGACCGGCTTAATGGAATtgccatcttcttctccttcattttcttctcgCGCGAATAGGAATCGACATGCTCCGTATAACGTTGAAGCCGTGAATTCTGACTCTTTCGCTGCACAAAAGGccgatgaagcagcagacgaTAGAAAAGTCCATAACACTCAAAATAGTTGGATGCATCGTTTGATCAATGGAATTCAGTCTCCGCTTGGTCAATCTCAGAAGGATGATGTGgaatttgttgaagaacCTTTGTCTATGGTTGATATTTCACAGTATGAAGACGAGGTTGTTTTACGTTTTAATTGGTCAAGTACTCGTGACCATAGATCTTTCCGATATGCTACTGAGACCCTCGTATTAGACGTATGGGCTATGGGTAAGGACTATGGTGATGTTCGTATAGCGAGGTCTCGTGTCCGTGACTTGTTGAAGCTTTTGCCGAAGCAAATGAGGGGAAGAAAGACTGAGCTTATCTCTGACCTCCAGATGTCTGTTTTTGCGAATTATCCTTTGGGAAAATCAGGTACTGGTATGGCGAAAAAGGTACACAAAGGCGGTTTGCAATCAACAAACGGTGCTGTTAATGGGGATTGGAGTGATGATGAGGTATTTTTCAGCGACTATCGCAATTTAGAAAACATCAATCTTTGGCTGGATTCTCTAGCCTCGCGAGATCCTAGAAATTCAGAACTTATAGCTATTGAGTCCATCGGAAAGTCACATCAAGGACGTGACGTTAATGTTGTTCATATCCGAAAAGCTATGATTGAGCCTAAACCTGTCATTGTTATTGTATCTGGCGTACAAGGTCGTGAATGGTCGTCGATTATGACAGGCTTATATTCAATTTCCCAAATCCTGAATAatcatcataatcatcATAATCATAATGATATTTCAAAGTCGATTTTGGATCAGTTTgactttttatttgtgCCGATTCTGAATCCCGATGGCTATGTGTATACTTGGGAATATGATAGACTATGGCGTAAAAACAGACAACCTACTGGTATGTCTATTTGCTCtggtattgatattgacCATTCATTTGCTTATAATTGGCAACAAACAACGGAGTGCACTCCGTGTAGTGAAACATACGGAGGTACCAGACCACATGAAGCCCTTGAGGCCCTTCATCTATCGAATTATCTGAATGCTACTGCTAAAAGATTTGATGGGTATTTACAATTTGGATCTTATTCGCAAACTGTTCTATTTCCTCGTGGACGCAGTGTTGATGAATACGAAGAGTCAAAGGAGTTTGCTGAAGATCTTGTTTCTGCAGCTGCTCTCGCCATGACTACGACAGTCTCCAGCCAGCCTCCAGTGCCATCGGTAAGTTCCGATGGATCTCACTTAACCTCATCTCTCACTCAAATGCAGACTACTGACTCACCGACCAGTCGGAGTCAAAAATTCAACATTGGAGATCTAACAATTCACCGCAACGGTGCACGAGGCGGCAGTAATGTCGACCTAATGAGATCCAGAGGCATATACGCTCTTGAGATCACTGTCCCGAGTCACGATGACTCTGGTTTCCTGTTACCTAAAAAGCATATTTTAAGTGCGTCTCAAGAGATGTACGCGGTCGTTAAAAGTTATTGTGATTTGATTTCAGTAGGGTTATAA